In Humulus lupulus chromosome 6, drHumLupu1.1, whole genome shotgun sequence, a single genomic region encodes these proteins:
- the LOC133784728 gene encoding uncharacterized protein LOC133784728: protein MEMEEFRNMKVTISGLCGKLWPNQSQKVWHAFTWNRYSFPKHKFITWLACQDKLLTRDRLIRFGITTESNCLLCEQAAESHQHIFFDCFYSKEIVSRILSWVEMKVTQRTLEACLKSIKRRKLSKFRRDFLVAVLNAAMYCIWEARNVSLWEQKVYTVNNIVKKIKYDVCNRFSHFKRERTSKVDRDWYEALSSSYGAF from the coding sequence ATGGAGATGGAGGAGTTTAGGAACATGAAAGTTACTATTTCTGGTTTGTGTGGGAAGCTTTGGCCGAATCAATCACAAAAAGTTTGGCATGCCTTCACTTGGAACAGGTATAGCTTTCCTAAACACAAATTTATCACTTGGTTAGCTTGTCAAGATAAGTTGTTAACAAGGGATAGGCTGATTCGGTTTGGCATTACTACTGAAAGTAATTGCCTCCTTTGTGAGCAGGCTGCTGAATCTCATCagcatattttctttgattgctTCTATAGTAAAGAAATTGTTTCAAGGATCCTTTCTTGGGTGGAGATGAAGGTGACTCAAAGAACTTTAGAAGCTTGTTTGAAGAGCATTAAGAGAAGGAAATTGTCAAAATTCAGGAGAGATTTTCTTGTGGCTGTTCTGAATGCTGCTATGTATTGCATTTGGGAAGCAAGGAATGTAAGTTTGTGGGAGCAAAAAGTCTATACTGTAAATAATATAGTCAAAAAGATTAAATATGATGTTTGTAATAGGTTTTCTCATTTTAAAAGAGAGAGAACAAGTAAAGTAGATAGAGATTGGTATGAGGCTTTGAGCTCTAGTTATGGAGCATTTTGA
- the LOC133784729 gene encoding uncharacterized protein LOC133784729, whose product MFSCDDCGFDLDVECFEMSNSITTCPGGQHCIQHSSHPHLLLLVDTTNTIYKCVNVRCFACQSKSSPSESDGGVYYGCNRCKYFLHKQCIDQLPQEIQTSHHPNHDRLFLLMKRYNCKCSTCGNKDQPALYFECPQCDFRLCLECRVRRTRTIKYEDHPHLLCFMEKINNVVEQCNVYDTCLKQSIMCNTEEFHKTDSFKFQCLDCDFKLHLLCGPLPSIIKHDSHMHSLDLVDSFIEDNSGEYCCDVCEEERNPRIRVYCCRKCKYIAHVHCVISEVINVLKEDLRDVKLKVLGEDLWEFPKIINHAAFPWTLSDLIQRLTYYELRWLTARFEGEEMSTTTTEVEPEDDNIDKVLKFSNFTETDFMSFIFQEFDSTYKKRKLKIKSSDLASKVVYIEGYFIPVYLASAMKALLHKYGDISTSGERYESKSLIVGDIRPSRGGYSQEWKSIGFFFVCKVTKEMHTTLVIDITKHLLQQWYHYIRFVGEWADFAVDFLWESLRKITRDFYYQQLSKVVDKEFRMKIEKKKAELQKKIAELQKKMAEYDAELVKSKSSTTEEQVKEGLEMAMNVKWKVASQVGFN is encoded by the exons ATGTTCAGTTGTGATGACTGTGGTTTTGACTTGGATGTTGAATGTTTTGAAATGTCAAACTCCATAACAACATGTCCTGGAGGCCAACATTGCATTCAACATTCTAGCCATCCCCACTTGCTACTACTTGTTGACACAACAAATACTATTTATAAATGTGTTAATGTTAGATGCTTTGCATGCCAATCCAAGAGCTCACCATCAGAATCAGATGGTGGAGTTTATTATGGCTGCAATAGATGTAAGTATTTTCTTCATAAACAATGCATTGACCAATTACCTCAAGAAATCCAAACCTCTCACCATCCTAACCACGACCGTCTCTTCCTTCTTATGAAAAGATACAATTGTAAATGTAGCACTTGTGGAAATAAAGATCAACCTGCCTTATATTTCGAATGTCCTCAATGTGATTTTCGGTTGTGTTTAGAATGTAGAGTGAGACGAACACGAACCATTAAGTATGAAGATCATCCACATCTTCTTTGCTTTATGGAGAAAATAAACAATGTAGTTGAACAATGCAACGTCTACGACACCTGTTTGAAGCAATCAATCATGTGCAATACTGAGGAATTCCATAAAACAGATTCCTTTAAATTTCAATGTTTGGATTGTGATTTCAAACTTCATTTATTATGTGGTCCATTGCCTTCTATCATAAAACATGACAGTCATATGCACTCCTTAGATCTTGTTGATTCATTTATTGAGGATAACTCTGGTGAATATTGCTGCgatgtttgtgaagaagaaagaaatcCACGAATACGTGTTTACTGCTGTCGGAAGTGCAAATATATCGCTCACGTACACTGTGTTATCTCTGAG GTTATAAATGTATTAAAAGAAGACCTTAGAGATGTGAAACTGAAAGTGTTGGGAGAAGATCTTTGGGAATTTCCTAAAATAATTAATCATGCTGCGTTTCCTTGGACCTTATCGGATTTGATACAAAGATTAACTTATTATGAGCTACGCTGGTTGACGGCTCGTTTTGAGGGAGAAGAAATGAGTACTACGACTACTGAAGTTGAGCCTGAAGATGATAACATTGATAAAGTTCTAAAATTTTCTAATTTCACAGAAACTGATTTCATGTCATTTATCTTCCAAGAGTTTGATTCCACCTATAAGAAAAGGAAGTTGAAAATAAAATCCAGTGATCTAGCATCGAAAGTTGTCTACATTGAAGGTTATTTCATACCTGTATATTTGGCATCTGCTATGAAAGCTTTGCTTCACAAATATGGAGATATTAGTACAAGTGGAGAACGTTATGAGTCTAAATCTTTGATTGTAGGAGATATTAGGCCAAGTAGAGGAGGTTATTCCCAAGAATGGAAGAGCATTGGGTTTTTCTTTGTATGTAAAGTGACGAAAGAGATGCATACCACTTTGGTGATAGACATCACTAAACATCTTCTTCAACAATGGTATCACTACATAAGATTTGTAGGAGAATGGGCTGACTTTGCCGTGGATTTTCTATGGGAATCTCTAAGGAAGATCACAAGAGATTTCTACTATCAACAGTTGAGTAAAGTAGTTGACAAGGAATTCCGAAtgaaaatagagaagaagaaggctGAGCTGCAGAAGAAGATAGCTGAGCTGCAGAAGAAGATGGCTGAGTACGATGCTGAACTGGTGAAGAGTAAGTCTTCTACAACAGAGGAACAGGTGAAGGAGGGCTTGGAAATGGCAATGAATGTCAAGTGGAAGGTGGCAAGCCAAGTTGGCTTCAACTGA